From Arachis hypogaea cultivar Tifrunner chromosome 3, arahy.Tifrunner.gnm2.J5K5, whole genome shotgun sequence:
GCCCAAAATTGAGACAAACGGGCCAAACCAATTCAATCGGGTccatattgggcccaaggcccaacccaacaCTTAGGGGTGGCAGTGGGGCGAGTAGGGGCGAGTTTTTGCCCTATCCGGCCCCACCCCGCCGTCCTGTTATGCATATACTACCCGCCACATCACTACCCGCGGTAGTAAATTACAGAACCTGAACCCGCCCCACCCCGACCCGcccctataaaaattaaatattttaaattttacctattcatatataaattaagacaaaaatttaaaattcatagataaattaaaatacaaacataaaattcatacaaTATCATTAGCTAaaataacttgaaattaaaaaaaaatattgttagagCACCACAAATTTAACACcataataaagaaattacaatatTAGATATAAAATGATCTTCAACCCTTATTCTTGTTCACTTtccacatcttcatcatcattaaaagtttgcaaatcaagatttaaacctgaaaattaaaagagataacaattaacaaattaaccggtactatgaaaaaaattaacataaatgaaGATTAATCAATATATCACCTTTACTTCCCAAAGGTGCCCACAACCAACTTTGGCCACACATCAAAGCTTCATTTATGTCTAGTTTGAGCTTTGCACGATGAGGAGAAATCACACGACCACTTGTACTAAAAGCAGATTCAAAGGCAACAATGGACACCGGAATAGCATAtatatccttagctatttttgcAAGAACTTTAAATTTCATCAGATTGTTCTTCCACCATttcaaaatattaaagttaaGATCATTTGGAGGATGAATTTCCTGCTCAAGATAATGATCAAACTCAACATTCACATATGAACTCCttgtcatttttcttcttttaagataCACCATATAATCATCACCCCCAAATAAACTTGCATTTCCACTTTCATTAAGTTCTTTTGTACCAACACCAAAACCAACACCGACATGTGACACATCAGAACTCATTTTTTGAGTGTATTCATTAACCAACTCATTACCCAACTGATGGATTCTATCAACTTGCTTGGAGCATTCTGTTGGATCTGGATACATTTTTTCAAATTGAAACTCAACCTCAACCATCTTGTACCTAAGGTCTAAAACAGCAGCAACACCCATAATGCCATGAATTTCATCCCAATAGtttcaaatttcttcttcatGTTAGATGTCATATTAGCAATTAACGGATTAGTAGAAATTTCCCATTCATCCAATGACACTTTTATTTTACAAaccaaagtaaaataaagattagcAGTAAAAAATTAGACCCAAAAAACAGTTGAGTAACATCATAAAACAATTTCAATCTGTCACATATTTCCTTCGCAAGTTCTCACTCCTCATTACTTGGCACAGTTTTATATTGGGGTTCCTTCTGCCTTAACCTAGGAAAGACAGATTTATACAACAAAGCAGTTTCTAACATCAAATAAGTTGAGTTCCATCTAGTTGGGCAAtcaataactaattttctagtaaATGAGATCGCTATTTTAGCACACCAACTCACAAAAGTTTCGGTCCTTTTCTGTGTTGCAGTCCAATACAATACACTACTACGAATCTTTTCTATACTTTCATTAACAATACTTAAGCCATCCTTCACAATCAAATTCAATATATGAGCACAGCAATGCATATGTAACAATTTACCCCCCAACATCAAGAATGAAGAATCTAAACGCCCCAACAGTCCATCTATCATAGCATCATTAGTAGAACAGTTATCCAATGTAACAGTGGACAATTTTCTATCAATGTTCCATTCTAACAATATTTTCATCAACGTTTCAGTGAGAACTTCACTTGTATGGGGACAAGGAATATAACAAAAGCTGAAAAGATTAACAAACATGCATGCATTTTTAGATTAACCAAGCTCAACATATGAAAATAACACAATGTAtaaaagtttataaaatgtttaaAGTACCTTAATAGGCGCATATGCGACTTCCACGAACTATCAATATAGTGAGCCGTGACAACCATGTATCTTTTTTCTTGGTTGGAAGTCCACATATCACTAGTTATTGCAACTCTACTATCATTCTCATCTAGTTGAAGAGTTAACTTTCGCTTCTCGTCCCATAcatctttaagatgtcttttctGACAGTGTTTCGACTAGGCATTTTAAATGTTGGTTGCATTGAAGCAAAAGCTCGCCTCAATCCATGGTGGTCCACACAACTCATAGGATCTCATGCAAAATAATCATTTCAGCGACACATTTTCTTGTAAATGAATGATCAAACACAAAACTATCTTCATTCACTTTTTGCTTTTGTGATTGTTTTGACAATGATTCAACAATTGATGATTGCCTAGAGTTTTCCACCTTTATTCTCTTACAATATCGATCCACATGGTTCCTCAATAACTTGGTACCATTCCTCATATTTGCACTAAGCACAGTCTTGCAAAACTTGCATTTCGCCTTCCATTCACTTTCAACTTTCAAACGATCAAAATACTCCCAATAAGCACTCTTAACATGAGTCTTATTGTCACCTTTATTAGGAGTTGATCCTTCTGGAGTTGGGACATTATCCATTGCTTGTGGAGTTTCTGAAGTTGGATTAGCATTACTTTGAACTTCAATTTCATTATCATTTGGAGCAACACTGTTGCTTTGTGCGTCTTCTCTAGCATTACTAGCTATGAAATAATTTGAAAACACctatatcaataaaattaaaatacataagggtataaaattaacataaatcatATCATAAATGTATAATTACAAAATCAGAATAAACCAAATCAGATTGCACAATTacaaaatcagaataaaatcaaaattaaaaatgcataaaaatgaTAATTCAAAGCATAAATGCACAAGAACACCATGAGCATATTTCCTTAATTAAAACAGAACACAAAGCAATAGTTTCATCATGAATGTGAAACTCATTTCAAGATGATACTGAATGAGTTAGATTAGAAATTATTAATTCCATTATAATATTTAGTAATAATAAGATAACAGCCAAAGCATAGTTTATTTACACCACTTGAATGAAAAGTAATAGCATTATTGTATTTATTATGGCTTCCAAGATATTCCACTTATAACCTCCCCAATTCCCATCTCCATTTCCAACATAGCACAAACGTCCATAGCAAAAGTAGTAATATAAAAAAGGGATACACAAAAgtccaattcatttttttttcatagaaATGCTTTTTGCCTTTTTGAGCATCAAATTTtggtattaataaaataaacacacccatatatatatatatatatatatatatatatatatatatatatatatatatatatatatatatatatatatataatttttttttaaaacttcaaACAACAAATATCTTTGCTTGTGTGTGAAGTTAAAACTTGAAAGTTGAGAGTTGAAAGCACTTTATTGCTACACAAAAAAGAGTGGACTCATATCTCATCTTTGACAATTAACACAGTCATAGGTTTAAAGTCTTCCCTACTTAAAAGGGTCTTTTGTTCACacattcttatttctttctttgatCTTTGATCTTACtttccatcatcatcatcttcgtgTTGTAGCCATCATCAATATCATTCATCAAATTGCAACAACAACATCAAATACATCATATTTCCTTAGTAAGctgtttcaaaatcaaaataaagctgTTTCAACCCACCAAACTTAGTAACAAACTCAGGAAACTACCCAAACAATCTGTTATCACCCAAAAACAAAAGAACTTCTTCTTTGTCTATTCTCATGATACATCCAAAATTAGCCAGAGATAAAACATATCAAATcattcaaaaagaaaagaaaggctgGGATAGGGGTAAGAACTATACCAATGCTATGCGGGGAGAATTTGGTAGAGGTGGCTCGTCTAGTGCGCGACTTGGAGGCCGGAGggagctgataaaccactattttatggtttatattgtgtttaattgagtggtttttatcaaattcttgcccacttattcatatgatttgcatgattttacaattccttcctagtttagctctatggttgaaaacttgcttcctagagatcttttatttacgtattttaattctcctttataccattcgatgccatgatccgtgtgttaagtgtttcaggcttcatagggcaagaatggcttagagaatggagaggaaacttgcaaaaatggaaggaacacaagaaactaaggagatgaccagcaaacaccgacgcggacgcatggctcacgcgaccgcgtgaaatggagaaaatcgcagtgatgcgttcgcgtgcctgacgtgaACGCGTGTATTGGAGTCTGCACAGATGACacgaatgcgtggatgacgcgtacgcgtgacaaggaaaacgctgaatgacgcgtacgcatgaccgacgcgtacgcgtgacatgcgcgatctgcagaaaattcaaaaaatgctGGGGACGATTTTGGGCCTCGTTTTaacccaattttcagcccagaaacacagaataaagccagaaaACATGCAGAGATTCAAGGGATACTTAGTagaagctcataattcataattttaggtttttagatgtagtttttagagagagagaggttctctcctctctcttaagattaggatttaggatttctattatgtttaggttacttcttttcaaattacaagttcaatgttcctttaatttattttctacttttatttgttctattactttaattgttattttcaatttggcttatgaaccattcatgttaggattttcttaattaatataatttgaggtatttcagatatatgatttttaattagctttttacactcttagctttggttgagtaattagagactcttaagttatcaaactcagctgatgattaaaaattggaattctttattGATTGATTTAAATTaccctaactctagtcttttcttaggaattgactaggatttgaggattcatattgatttatccacttgacttaccttcatagttagaagttgactaagtaggagcaacgagcaattctcatcacaattgataaggataactaggataggacttctaattttcataccttgccaagagttttcttaattattaatttatttttcttgtcatttaaattacttgttccttatttcaaaaaccaaaataaaatatatctttttccacaaccaataataaacacacctccctgcaattccttgagaagacgacccgaggtttaaatacttcggttataaattttattgggttttgttacttgtaacaaccaaaacttttgcatgaaaggattctctgttggtttggaaactatacttacaacgcgattatatttgtgaatttctttaccgatagaaagtctgatcgtcaaaatggcgccgttgctggggaattgcaaacgtgtgccttattattgggtattttaaatatttgtttttgcttatttatttgtttgtgtttttaatttttacttgctactatgaattctcaccccttccgctatgagtttagttcaaattatgttgcaagaagaggagattacaatgagaacatgcatcaaagatgggaggaaccacaaggatttaatcaaccctcatggcaacaaccacctccaatggactatcaacaaccgttctgtgatgcatatcaaggcaatggctatggtgagcgctcttttgattatcaacaaccaccaccatatgcctatgaaccccctcctcaacatggctttgaaccaccatactcacaagcccctttccaccattcacctccatttgaacctaatccatatccaccataccaaccaccttatgagccaaatgaaccatacaaagaaccaccccaattccaacccaattattcccaagaactaccacctcaatatacaccatctccttatcattatcaagatgaaccaccttcctaccatgaaccatttctcccaacaaatgaaccctcctatccaccccaaacctccatggagaaagcacttaccgatctaaactctgcTATACAAGCTATCGTCGCCCAAATTGGACCAccgaataccttcaacaatcaaccctcaagctctagtgcacttccttttcaaccagagaatgatctctccatcccatcaccaccatccatggaagagcatccacatccatcaatccaagagcaacatgatcccaatgatgctattgacatggaacaagagagaagggatcattttcgtgaatccatacttcataaggagctagaggaggcactaaaggtgaaggtagaagagacctttgcagatgaaggagtagttgaagggagttatcatagaaaagaaatcatcagggaggagtacgattttattcttaaacaactggacaaagcagcaattattgaaaaagaaaaaatggttgCAGAcgtaggagatgctgaacctccatgggaaagttaAGTTAtaaagcctccttcaaagacgattgaaattgatgctgaggagggtgtacaacctccaaggcatatcctggttgaagacttggaagaggttaatcaagCGATAGAGATTCaaagagaagaagcacaacctcccatgcccttggtgaacaatgaagaagagattgaagtgGAAGAAAGCTCCTAagaggaaaaggttgaaattgaagaagcttacaaggaggtgaataaattcacagaagagcacaagggagtggagcttgcaagatcattagaaacacctctcccaaagccattaccgtccaacacaacgttcaagtgggtaaaattcttatccttgccctttactttcccacttgaatatgggctactggagacagatgatcaacttagagctctttgtggcattaagagtaagagaaagatggttagtggcgggcaacacaatcctaggttcattatggttggtaGCTCAAATTCTACATGCAAAGGTTGGTACAAATCTCAAtcgaatgggtctaggaagctgtttggatgccttagtgagaattcggattgcataccacccggatggaatcatcatgtttcacttgaagacgggtgcagcaataagatttgggatcctggaatctgttctgacattcaatACCCTGGAAGCCTAAGAACCTGTTCGaaactgctcaagggctttacatgccttgtttgggaccccggaggctgttggaattccaaacactggtggagatttttggatgaatacaagcacaagccaccaaaacaggaagctcatcaaatgtccaacttaaggactttaaccaaaagtgctaggtgggagacaacccaccatggtataatcgttccattttcacttttattttattttgtttgttttttagttctcttttattttattttattttattgaacttggaattattcataacatctgcatcagcatctgcatactgcattatgcATTTTGCAAAAAAAAGGGGGTGAACGACGTGCAAGCGTCTACGACACGCACACGCCGTTTGTGTAGCGAAactgaacagagagttatgcgagAGACGCGCGGGAGTGGTGTGTGGCGCACAAGCCACACCATGCATACGTGTACCTCACGCGTACGTGCCCCCTGCAAAAAGTTCAACCCACACGTAAGCgttaccgacgcgtacgcgtgggtgtgtaAATCGGCATTATTGGGGTTTcgcacagagagttgtgcgggagTGTGGATGGCTTCATGCGTTTTGCACGATCCCTAATCGCGTGTGCGCGTGATGGACGCTCTCACGTCCCTCCCCTATAtgctcacccacgcgtccgcgtgcgtGACGCGTTCGCGCCGTTAGCATCGTGCACCTTGCACGCAGTGCGCCACCTAAtcagttttcttttcttctcttttcaaatcctatttctttcttcttctcctccctcttctcttcttcattcttcttctacattTTGCAATTTTCTCTCCTCCCTTCTCATCCCTATTCTCTTTCACTTTCttctacttaatttatttgcatactttcattcatcttATAATTActgcatttaattatttttctttcttcttaattttctttttagcataattatttatggtctctttttctttctttttcatgtatttttatgtTGGCGTTGGAACTTTATTTGGGTCTTATACTATTGCTTATGGATTATTATAGAGTTGTTTGACAATTCATATTAATTGTTTTTGGAATGCTTGCATGTTCCAATTTCATTCTCCCCCTATCATATTAaacatgcatactaagtgtttgtgaaaaagcccgtatgacattgtgcattcttcattattctattcttctactctaatgcctgtttttcacaaaaccctttccacattttattaattaattataattgtcaatacaaatgtgattGTTGGTTTTCTACGtgtaataatacatttttaatttttgatgcttgatctatactactcatgcctttgctggcatgctaataaacatcttgcatccaatacttaccatgccttgctatatttccattgatgaactgatcacatggaaTCGTGACCATGTCTTTCGTTCACTATTTTCCTTACCCGGGCATCGATTATTACTTGCActgtcctcttccttgctctaacccttagacTTACATGCtacttctcttttcctttttcggatggccaccacaaagggtaaagagaaagcctctAACAAGCCACCGGCAAAGAGCGGAACGAAAGGAGCACCGGATGAGGAACCACAACCTCCGCCCACCTGCACATATTTgcatgcaccgaagacggtgcaatctttaagtgtgggaaggttgatatcGATCTCCAtgagttagttattttcttctcaacaccagtgttttattttatttagtagatTGTTGCATTTGTATGTTgcattgcatgtttttattttattttatgtatttagctactgcttggttaaagtaatgagtttctttttaagaccctatttttgaaaattttcactaatttaaatcaaaacttttgtgttaaacttgtttgaagcttgtatttggaacatagtttatagcaaagaacacacaacctgtaagattttgagcttatttatatggttacattatttaaccataaatattttattcttgtgtgttttcttctctatgattgcaatctttactttgtttcagtctataagtccattatttagtgtatttacatgattgcatatgattgagaccatatttgattattaactcacttatcccaaatagcctaccctttcaattacctttgttagccactttgagtcttttaatccccatttgttctatattttaccacatcactagccttaagcagaaaaataagtaattacctggtttgaatctttggttaagcttaagatagagattatgtgtcaactaagtgtgggaaaactgtgggaacatgggttgatagggaATGTGTTGtgcttctattttatttaaatattagaaatttgggtacctactcatgtgagaccagaaaaattaaaagtccatgtgcattgataagttatgtttcaaaaaaaagtaagtgaataaggggataaaattaccccaatattaagctttaataaagatcaatgcacatgtgataaaagtaaagaaatataaaaattttggtacataagtatgggaattatacaaaagtgggaattatgggtagctaggtgtgattttagaattatatagagtgtgtgtggtaaaagcttaggttagtcaaagattcatattatagctcacttggccatacatgtatccttacctttacctcaaccccattacaaccctgaaaagacctcatgatgtttgcatttgtatgctaaatatttgttgattggttagatgaagaacaaggtttagaaagcatgaatagggaagagtagagtaattgaccctagacacttaagagttagagtgatatacactaccagtaagggttcaatgcttaaaatctatgttccctgctttcataagctatcttcctacaagtttacttgctttttattgtacgatttgaattagtggaatttggtttgtatttgtcttggagaacttgtttgtttttaaccaagtagatggAAACATCTTagtatgtagttgcattcacattcataggtttcattgcatgagtcttgcttttccctactcatttgttttatctccttaagctaagtatgaggacatgctaatgtttaagtgtggggagattgataaaccattattttatggcttatattgtgtttaattgagtggtttttatcaaattcttgcctacttattcatatgatttgcatgattttacaattccttcctagtttagctctatggttgaaaacttgcttcctagagatcttttaattacgtattttaattctcctttataccattcgatgccgtgatccgtgtgttaagtgtttcaggctttatagggcaggaatggtttagagaatggagaggaaggttgcaaaaatggaaggaacacaagaaactaaggagatgaccagcgaacaccgacgcggacgcatggctcacacgaccgcgtgaAATGGAGAAAATcggagtgacgcgttcgcgtgcctgacgcgaacgcgtgtaTTGGAGTCTGTACAGACGACGTAAATACGtggacaacgcgtacgcgtggcaagaaaaacgctgaatgacgcgtacacatgactgacgcgtacgcgtgacatgcgcgatctgcaaaaaatTTAGGAAATGCTGGGGACGATTTTGGGCCacattttaacccagtttttggcccaaaaacacagaataaagccagggaacatgtagagattCAACGGATCATTAGTagaagctcataattcataattttaggtttctagatgtagtttttagagagagaggttccctcctctctcttaggaataggatttaagatttctattatgtttaggttacttcttttcaaattacaagttcaatgttcctttaatttatttctacttttatttgatctattactttaattgttatttatctttttaatttggcttatgaaccattcatgttaggattttcttaattaatataatttgaggtatttcagatatatgatttttaatttagctttttacactcttagctttggttgagtaattagagactcttgaattatcaaactcagctgatgattgaaaattagaattctttgctgattgatttgaattcccctaactcttgtcttttcttaggaattgactaggacttgaggattcatattgatttatccacttgacttaccttcaaagttagaggttgactaagtgggagcaacgagcaattctcatcacaattgataaggataactaggataggacttctaattttcatacattgccaagagttttcttaattattaatttacttttcttgtcatttaaattacttgttccttatttcaaaaaaccaaaataaaatatatctttttccataaccaataataaacacacctcgctgcaattccttgagaagacgacccgaggtttaaatacttcggttataaattttattgggtttttttACCTGTGACAatca
This genomic window contains:
- the LOC140183395 gene encoding zinc finger BED domain-containing protein RICESLEEPER 1-like → MGVAAVLDLRYKMVEVEFQFEKMYPDPTECSKQVDRIHQLGNELVNEYTQKMSSDVSHVGVGFGVGTKELNESGNASLFGGDDYMVYLKRRKMTRSSYVNVEFDHYLEQEIHPPNDLNFNILKWWKNNLMKFKVLAKIAKDIYAIPVSIVAFESAFSTSGRVISPHRAKLKLDINEALMCGQSWLWAPLGSKGDILINLHLC